The Triticum aestivum cultivar Chinese Spring chromosome 7B, IWGSC CS RefSeq v2.1, whole genome shotgun sequence genome window below encodes:
- the LOC123162877 gene encoding NAC domain-containing protein 35, with translation MTRSRPTTTTTMGGSVPDHHHHQHDGEVDGGQLQHGEHVETVMPGFRFHPTEEELIEFYLRRKVDGKRFNIDLIASVDLYRYDPWDLPALASIGDKEWFFYVPRDRKYRNGDRPNRVTPSGYWKATGADRMVKVVEGNRSIGLKKTLVFYVGKAPKGLRSSWIMNEYRLPHGETERYQKEISLCRVYKRPGIDDNFHLTGTTTRSSGSRAAATRHSTAAHRTSVATHRQQPPVFVEGGGHHSSSALKAYNAHTTQGTNAASTMTSLSAAGATPPAMFRSAASVASLSSTTSTEEDGTSLYHHHLKGHNNPAVMQLHSSTHATLLNTNSSAMATIPIEELSRAIGSYSQASNPNHPTAPLQGPLLNFPSLEKIWDWNPLLESPKVCTSFK, from the exons ATGACTCGATCAAggccgacgaccaccaccaccatggGGGGATCAGTAccagaccaccaccaccaccagcacgaCGGGGAGGTGGACGGCGGGCAGCTGCAGCACGGCGAGCACGTGGAGACGGTGATGCCCGGGTTCCGTTTCCACCCGACGGAGGAGGAGCTGATCGAGTTCTACCTCCGTCGCAAGGTGGACGGCAAGCGCTTCAACATCGACCTCATCGCCTCCGTCGATCTCTACCGCTACGACCCATGGGATCTCCCCG CACTGGCGTCGATCGGGGACAAGGAGTGGTTCTTCTACGTGCCTCGGGACCGCAAGTACCGGAACGGCGACCGGCCGAACCGGGTGACGCCGTCAGGGTACTGGAAGGCCACGGGGGCGGACAGGATGGTGAAAGTCGTGGAGGGCAACCGCTCCATCGGCCTCAAGAAGACGCTCGTCTTCTACGTGGGCAAGGCACCCAAAGGCCTTCGCAGCAGCTGGATCATGAACGAGTACCGCCTGCCACACGGTGAAACCGAACGGTACCAAAAG GAAATTTCGCTCTGCCGGGTCTATAAACGCCCAGGGATTGACGACAACTTCCACCTCACTGGGACAACAACAAGATCGTCTGGCTCCAGAGCGGCGGCAACGAGGCACAGTACAGCAGCACACCGGACGTCAGTGGCAACTCACCGCCAGCAGCCGCCAGTGTTTGTCGAGGGCGGCGGTCACCACTCATCATCTGCTCTCAAGGCGTACAACGCGCACACGACCCAAGGAACAAATGCAGCCAGCACCATGACATCACTGTCGGCAGCAGGGGCGACGCCGCCGGCGATGTTCCGGTCGGCGGCCTCTGTAGCCTCGCTGAGCTCCACGACCTCGACAGAGGAGGATGGCACGTCGCTCTACCACCACCACCTCAAAGGACACAACAACCCAGCAGTAATGCAACTGCATTCTTCCACGCACGCCACGCTGCTCAACACCAATTCCTCGGCAATGGCGACCATCCCGATCGAGGAGCTGAGTCGGGCGATTGGGTCCTACAGCCAAGCTTCAAACCCTAACCACCCCACGGCGCCACTGCAAGGCCCATTGCTTAACTTCCCTAGCTTGGAGAAGATCTGGGACTGGAACCCTCTCCTAGAATCTCCAAAGGTTTGCACAAGCTTCAAGTAA